A genomic segment from Pelobates fuscus isolate aPelFus1 chromosome 7, aPelFus1.pri, whole genome shotgun sequence encodes:
- the LOC134569210 gene encoding olfactory receptor 5V1-like codes for MLRYLRNCTVHADFQLLAFFGFTNIQYLLFSGILVMFIFAVLGNTLITTIVCLVSQLHTPMYFLLCNLSVQDIVYVCAILPKVLAITLTGDNRISYPDCITQMFFFTFCVGTEFFLLTTMAYDRYVAICVPLRYSLIMNRVVCVLLVTICWFVGILNSLTHALLISKLSFCFSQELDHFYCDLKTLIKLSSSDTTHIQILLSVECVFLGFLPFMLILASYACIISAILKIRTSTGRIRVFSSCSSHLTVVFLFYVTSLSFYVKPETGKSQEDKLVSLLYTAVVPMLNPLVYSLRNHDVLRAIKNFVGRDDLMSIS; via the coding sequence ATGCTTAGATATCTGAGAAATTGCACAGTACATGCAGACTTCCAACTCTTGGCATTTTTTGGTTTTACAAATATTCAATATCTGCTCTTCTCTGGGATTTTAGTGATGTTCATCTTTGCTGTCCTTGGAAACACGCTTATTACAACAATTGTGTGTCTGGTTAGTCAGCTTCACACCCCCATGTATTTTCTGCTTTGTAATCTTTCTGTTCAGGACATTGTTTATGTCTGTGCTATTTTACCAAAAGTTTTGGCTATTACATTAACAGGAGACAACAGAATATCTTACCCGGACTGTATCACCCAAATGTTCTTCTTTACTTTCTGTGTTGGAACAGAATTTTTCCTGCTGACCACTATGGCTTATGACCGCTACGTGGCCATCTGTGTTCCTCTGCGCTACTCCCTCATAATGAACAGAGTGGTGTGCGTTCTTTTGGTTACTATTTGTTGGTTTGTTGGCATTTTGAATTCCTTAACTCATGCTTTGCTTATTTCTAAGTTATCATTCTGCTTTTCCCAAGAGCTGGACCATTTCTACTGTGATCTGAAAACTCTAATAAAGCTCTCTAGCAGCGACACCACACATATTCAGATCTTACTTTCTGTGGAATGTGTATTTTTGGGCTTTCTTCCTTTTATGCTTATATTGGCTTCCTACGCATGTATCATATCAGCCATATTAAAGATTCGTACGTCAACAGGAAGAATTAGGGTCTTCTCCAGTTGCTCTTCGCACCTCACTGTTGTGTTTCTCTTTTATGTTACATCTCTGAGTTTTTATGTGAAACCAGAGACAGGAAAATCTCAAGAAGACAAGCTAGTTTCCTTGCTCTACACTGCTGTGGTCCCCATGCTAAACCCTTTAGTTTACAGTCTAAGGAATCATGATGTTTTGAGAGCCATTAAGAACTTTGTGGGAAGAGACGATTTAATGTCAATTTCATga